A genomic segment from Sciurus carolinensis chromosome 1, mSciCar1.2, whole genome shotgun sequence encodes:
- the S100a11 gene encoding protein S100-A11: protein MSHPTETERCIESLIAVFQKYAGKDGNSCTLSKREFLSFMNTELAAFTKNQKDPGVLDRMMKKLDLNSDGQLDFQEFLNLIGGLAVACHESFLKSPHYQKRI from the exons ATGTCCCACCCTACGGAGACTGAGCGATGCATCGAGTCCCTGATTGCTGTTTTCCAGAAGTATGCTGGGAAGGATGGAAACAGCTGTACTCTCTCCAAGAGGGAGTTCCTAAGCTTCATGAATACAGAACTGGCAGCCTTCACAAAG AACCAGAAGGATCCTGGTGTCCTCGACCGCATGATGAAGAAGCTAGACCTCAACAGTGACGGACAACTAGATTTCCAAGAATTTCTTAATCTTATTGGTGGCTTAGCCGTGGCTTGCCATGAGTCCTTCTTGAAATCTCCCCATTACCAGAAGCGTATCTGA